The region CAACTGCTGGAAGCAGCTGCCACCGAGGCAATAACGGAATTTGCCCCGAAAAAGAAAGTGCCGACCGTGACCTCAGCCGATGTTTTTCGCTGGCTGGAAGAGTCGGAGCAGGGAAATTTCTTCCGCAAGACTATTAATCGAACGATGGAGCTTCGGATAAAGGAGACCGATGACTGTGTAGTCTTCGAGACTTATCCGAATCTGAAGACGTCGATTTGGATTCATAAGAATATCCTGGCGAGATAAACCCCTTTGACGACCGTCCGCGAAACCCCTATTGCCCGAAAGACAGGTAATGGGGGTTTCGACGTTGGGGGGTGGAGAAATTTTCTCTTATTTTGATGTCGGGACGGGGGCGCCGGTGGAATCGAGAGGGGTCTGTTCCGGGCGAAAACGGCATTGCCCCCAGATATGAATCAGTTCATCGGGGCGGGTCTGCCGATTGATGATGTGGTCGAGACGTCCTCCCCGAACGAGCGACACCAGAGTATCGAGGATGACCGGGTCAAATGCCCCGTTCATCTCCTCGCTCATTACTTTGAGAGCCCGGGCGGGGTCAAAGGCGGCGCGGTAGGGGCGTTCGGAGGTGAGAGCATCAAAGACGTCGGCAACGGAGACAATTCTGGCGCCGAGCGGGATTATTTCGCCGCTGAGACCGCCGGGGTAGCCGCCGCCATTGAATTGCTCGTGATGATGTCTGATAAGCGCCATGAAATCCCAGGGGAAACGAAGGCCGGAAAGACGTTGCACGCCGAGATCGGGATGTCTCTTTATCTGCTCGAATTCTTCTGGAAGCAGTTTTCCGGTTTTTTTCAGGATTTCATCAGGGATATCAAGTTTTCCGATGTCGTGCAGGAGAGCGCCGGCGGCGATGGTCTTGATATCGATATCGGACAGATTCAACGCCTGCGCCAGAGCCAGCGACAGATGGGCTACACGGTCGGAATGCCCCTTGGTATAAGGGTCTTTCTGGTCCACGCTGAAAGCCATCGCTTCGAAAACCCGCAGATACAAACCTTCAATGGAATCAATCAGATTTTCGGTCTTTTCGGCGCGACCGGCGGCGTTTAACTGGGCGAAAATTCGCAACGATTTTTCCAGAGATTGAAGGGCTTCCATATGCCGGTCAGTTTCTACAAATAACTGCCCCTGTTCATTCAGTATTTCCGCCTGAGAGAACTGCAAACCGAGTTCTTCAGCAAGACTAAGAGCCCGGGCGAAATTCTCCCGCGCCGTCTCGAATTCATTGTTCATCACCGCGATTTTGCCGGCGAGTTTCCAGATTTCGACCAGTTGACCATTGCGTAGCTGCTCGGTTTCGAGGTAGCGCACGGCGTTCTGACAGTAGATTTTGGCTTCCTCCGGTTCGCGGCGCTTAAGATACAGGTCGGTCAAGTTTATATTCAGAATAAGGCTGAGCGAGGCATCCTTGATAGTCTCAGCCACTTCAAGAGACGAGATAAAATTTTTCAAAGAGGAGTCAAGCTGCCCCCGTTCCAGCAGCGTGATGCCGATATTGTTGAGGGTGTAGGCGTTTTTGCGCACTTCCCCTTCTTTTTCATAGACATCGCGAGCGATATTATAGCAGTCCAGGGCGGCGGTCCAGTCACCTTTCATATTTTTGATGGCGCCGAGATTGTTGTAGAGGTCGGCATAAAGCATGTTCTGTTTTTCCTCGGAGGCGATCTGAATCGCTTCGCTATAGGCAAGCTCGGCATCTTCAAAGTCCCCCAGTTCGATATAAATGACACCAAGGTTGCGGAGACTCTTGCAGATTCCAAGCGGGTCATTGAGACGCCGGTATAATCCGAGAGCCCGATGCAATTGTCCCAGGGCGCGGTCAAGTTCTCCCGATTTCGCCAGCAGCTGACCGATTTCGAGAAAGATTTCGGCGCGCCGCGGTTGAAATCTTTTTTCGTGACAGAGGGGAAGGGCTTTTTCATATTCGGCGATAGCCTCGGCATATCGCCCCAGCCTGGAAAGAGCCCGCCCTTTTTCATGATGCATATTTATTTTCAATTCGAGGGAATAATGCGGAAGAGCTTTGGACTGCCAAAGCTCTTCCATGGTATTGAGATGTCTTAAGGCTCGCTCGTAATTGAAATTGTCGGCAGCTTTTCGGGCTAATTCAAGCAGATTACTGAGGGTGGAGGCCCACTTGTTGCCGGATAAATCGGGTTCGTATCGTTCGGGCGTGTTGTTCATATTGGTCACCCTGGCTGCTTTTATCAGTCCCGGTTATTACTGTAGTTCGCCGCATGTTCAATTGCCTTTAGCCTTTCGACGGCTTTCTTGAGTCCGCCGCCGCCGGATTTCTTAAAGAGAACAATCGCGGCCTCCAGGCGCGACCGGGCAAGGTCGAGACAGCCCCGGTCGGATGCCGTCAGGCCGGCGCAATAAAGAATCTCTGCCTCATGCTGAATCAGATTATGTTCGCGCGCCCGCGCCAGAGCCTGGTCAAGAATCTTCTCTGACTTTTCCAGATCGCCGCCTCGCCGGCAGGAGTCGGCCAGAACGATTTCGTAATCGACCTGCATCTGGGGAGATTTGACACTATCAAGCAGGTCCTGGGCCGCTTTCAGGAGGGAGCGGGCGGCAATGAGGTCGCCGTTCTGCAGATA is a window of Candidatus Zixiibacteriota bacterium DNA encoding:
- a CDS encoding DUF6569 family protein; protein product: GGYHSSSLQIMQEDEIVRSRVEDYLEYFRGKIRLRDDAVGLIFAVNGKLSCADLYQSPLLFAKMYPQLLEAAATEAITEFAPKKKVPTVTSADVFRWLEESEQGNFFRKTINRTMELRIKETDDCVVFETYPNLKTSIWIHKNILAR
- a CDS encoding HD domain-containing phosphohydrolase, producing MNNTPERYEPDLSGNKWASTLSNLLELARKAADNFNYERALRHLNTMEELWQSKALPHYSLELKINMHHEKGRALSRLGRYAEAIAEYEKALPLCHEKRFQPRRAEIFLEIGQLLAKSGELDRALGQLHRALGLYRRLNDPLGICKSLRNLGVIYIELGDFEDAELAYSEAIQIASEEKQNMLYADLYNNLGAIKNMKGDWTAALDCYNIARDVYEKEGEVRKNAYTLNNIGITLLERGQLDSSLKNFISSLEVAETIKDASLSLILNINLTDLYLKRREPEEAKIYCQNAVRYLETEQLRNGQLVEIWKLAGKIAVMNNEFETARENFARALSLAEELGLQFSQAEILNEQGQLFVETDRHMEALQSLEKSLRIFAQLNAAGRAEKTENLIDSIEGLYLRVFEAMAFSVDQKDPYTKGHSDRVAHLSLALAQALNLSDIDIKTIAAGALLHDIGKLDIPDEILKKTGKLLPEEFEQIKRHPDLGVQRLSGLRFPWDFMALIRHHHEQFNGGGYPGGLSGEIIPLGARIVSVADVFDALTSERPYRAAFDPARALKVMSEEMNGAFDPVILDTLVSLVRGGRLDHIINRQTRPDELIHIWGQCRFRPEQTPLDSTGAPVPTSK